The Caulifigura coniformis genome includes a region encoding these proteins:
- a CDS encoding AAA family ATPase, with product MTTKPTKPAKTKQKPGPKPAKRPEPTLIPLAGRRQKPITWLWHDRLPLGKVSLLVGEPGAGKSFLCLDLAARISRGVDIAPEPTLPNPAGVLLLSADDNVDDTILPRLEAAGADLNRITLLSSFAPPLRDGRPHRLLSLARDFDQLEQALDKLPDCRLIIIDPINAYLAAVSSNSHTAVRRLMDRLARLAATKNAAILLVSHPRKQAGPSAIYRPLGSLAFAAVARVVLMLTNDPTVANRRLLLPVKVTWNAAPTGRAFRIEDGRIAWEPAPIPFTADDASILALTDDRTSDPRRNAKNWLIEQLKEKRQLAEEIHHRARAAGIPVRLLWQAKKDCKVRAVLDGREKRWYWKLPDMWLRDFSDDLLQVI from the coding sequence ATGACCACCAAGCCGACGAAACCAGCGAAAACCAAACAGAAACCCGGCCCAAAACCCGCGAAACGACCCGAACCCACCCTCATCCCCCTCGCCGGCCGACGCCAGAAACCCATCACCTGGCTCTGGCACGACCGACTCCCCCTCGGAAAAGTCTCGCTCCTCGTCGGTGAGCCCGGCGCCGGAAAATCCTTCCTCTGCCTCGACCTCGCCGCCCGCATCTCCCGCGGCGTGGACATCGCCCCCGAACCAACCCTCCCCAATCCCGCCGGCGTCCTGCTCCTCTCCGCCGACGACAACGTCGACGACACCATCCTGCCAAGGCTCGAAGCCGCCGGTGCCGACCTGAACCGCATCACCCTCCTCTCCAGCTTCGCACCACCCCTCCGCGACGGCCGGCCGCACCGCCTCCTCTCACTCGCCCGCGACTTCGATCAGCTCGAACAGGCCCTCGACAAACTTCCCGACTGCCGCCTCATCATCATCGACCCGATCAACGCCTATCTCGCCGCCGTCAGCTCCAACAGCCACACCGCCGTCCGTCGCCTCATGGACCGCCTCGCCCGGCTCGCCGCCACGAAGAACGCCGCCATCCTGCTCGTCTCGCACCCCCGCAAACAGGCCGGCCCCTCCGCCATCTACCGCCCGCTTGGCTCGCTCGCCTTCGCCGCCGTCGCCCGTGTCGTCCTCATGCTCACCAACGATCCCACCGTCGCCAACCGCCGCCTGCTGCTCCCCGTCAAGGTGACGTGGAACGCTGCTCCGACGGGCCGGGCCTTCCGCATCGAAGACGGACGCATCGCCTGGGAGCCCGCCCCCATCCCCTTCACCGCTGACGACGCCTCCATCCTCGCCCTGACCGACGACCGCACCAGCGACCCTCGCCGCAACGCCAAAAACTGGCTGATCGAGCAGCTCAAGGAAAAGCGGCAACTCGCGGAAGAAATCCATCACCGCGCCCGCGCCGCGGGCATTCCCGTCCGCCTCCTCTGGCAGGCCAAGAAAGACTGCAAGGTCCGCGCGGTCCTCGATGGCAGGGAGAAACGCTGGTACTGGAAACTCCCCGACATGTGGCTCCGCGATTTCTCCGACGACCTCCTGCAGGTCATCTGA
- a CDS encoding lactate racemase domain-containing protein — protein sequence MPAENFTLSFGSTGQFHGQIDPSRLMGRFVAPAAITDLKGAVAAAVAAPTDYPPLHQSLVPGDRVVIVLDRSTPRPDEVVAGLFEEFARRDIAPSDVVILQPVSPLAEKPGDPRAALPEPIREAVQWHIHDPLATEACAYLATTAAGERVYLAKELLDADVTILVGAVEFDRLWGYRGLQSAMYPGLSDVESLKKAHGQPHEELQTEDVRPLRQKADEIAWLVGVHFAVGVVPATGGGGSQVFAGTAESVLAQCRDALNQTWRFTTEEQPELVLVSVDQDALGHNWMQFASALQTAKSIVAKDGKIGVLTQLNAPLTEGLQLIRDSRKPRDAMRPLREQSPPDLATATALAKSVEWANVYLLSHLDPDLVEDMFMVPLANTDEVQRLIGGEESIAIVASGQHVCAEAKETA from the coding sequence ATGCCTGCTGAAAACTTCACACTTTCCTTCGGATCAACGGGCCAGTTCCACGGCCAGATCGACCCGTCGCGCCTCATGGGGCGCTTCGTCGCTCCCGCGGCGATCACGGACCTGAAGGGGGCCGTTGCCGCCGCGGTCGCCGCGCCGACCGACTACCCGCCGCTGCACCAGTCGCTCGTTCCCGGCGACCGCGTGGTGATTGTTCTCGATCGCTCGACGCCGCGCCCGGACGAGGTCGTGGCCGGGCTGTTCGAGGAATTCGCACGTCGCGACATCGCGCCGTCGGATGTCGTGATCCTGCAGCCGGTGTCGCCGCTGGCGGAGAAACCGGGCGATCCGCGGGCCGCACTTCCCGAACCGATCCGCGAAGCCGTGCAATGGCACATCCACGACCCGCTGGCGACTGAGGCGTGCGCTTACCTGGCGACGACGGCCGCGGGAGAACGGGTTTACCTCGCGAAGGAACTGCTGGATGCCGACGTGACGATTCTCGTGGGGGCGGTCGAGTTCGACCGGCTGTGGGGCTATCGCGGCCTGCAGAGCGCGATGTACCCGGGACTGTCGGACGTCGAATCGCTGAAGAAGGCTCACGGCCAGCCGCACGAGGAGCTGCAGACGGAAGACGTCCGGCCGCTGCGCCAGAAGGCCGACGAGATTGCGTGGCTTGTCGGCGTCCATTTCGCGGTGGGAGTGGTTCCAGCGACCGGCGGCGGAGGCTCGCAGGTGTTCGCCGGCACGGCCGAATCGGTTCTCGCGCAGTGCCGTGACGCGCTGAACCAGACATGGAGATTCACGACGGAGGAGCAGCCCGAACTGGTGCTGGTTTCCGTCGACCAGGATGCGTTGGGGCACAACTGGATGCAGTTCGCCAGCGCCCTGCAGACGGCGAAATCGATCGTCGCCAAGGACGGCAAGATCGGCGTGCTGACGCAGCTGAATGCCCCGTTGACCGAAGGACTCCAGCTCATCCGCGACAGCCGCAAGCCCCGGGACGCGATGCGGCCGCTGAGGGAGCAAAGCCCGCCCGACCTGGCGACGGCGACGGCGCTCGCGAAGTCGGTCGAGTGGGCGAATGTATACCTGCTGAGCCATCTCGATCCGGACCTCGTCGAGGACATGTTCATGGTGCCGCTGGCGAACACGGACGAAGTGCAGCGACTGATTGGCGGCGAGGAGTCGATCGCCATTGTCGCCAGCGGCCAGCACGTGTGCGCGGAAGCGAAGGAGACAGCCTGA
- a CDS encoding (2Fe-2S)-binding protein: protein MARKRVITATINGREESFLCEPRQTLLEVLRETLDLTGTKEGCSNGNCGACTVILNGRPVVSCLVLAVECEGAELQTIEGVADKENLAPIQKCFLENAALQCGICTPGFIMSARHLLSENPHPTEQEIRFSLAGNLCRCTGYDKIVKAVQATAELT, encoded by the coding sequence ATGGCCCGCAAACGCGTCATCACCGCCACGATCAACGGCCGCGAAGAGAGCTTTCTCTGCGAACCGCGTCAGACGCTCCTGGAAGTCCTGCGTGAGACGCTCGACCTGACGGGGACCAAGGAAGGCTGTTCCAACGGCAACTGCGGCGCGTGCACGGTAATCCTGAACGGCCGGCCTGTGGTGAGCTGCCTGGTGCTGGCGGTCGAGTGCGAAGGGGCCGAACTGCAGACGATCGAAGGGGTGGCCGACAAGGAGAACCTGGCGCCGATCCAGAAATGCTTTCTTGAAAACGCGGCCCTGCAGTGCGGCATCTGCACGCCGGGGTTCATCATGTCGGCCCGGCATCTTCTCTCGGAGAACCCGCATCCGACGGAGCAGGAGATCCGTTTCTCGCTGGCGGGCAATCTGTGCCGGTGCACGGGGTATGACAAGATCGTGAAAGCGGTGCAGGCGACGGCTGAGCTGACCTGA
- a CDS encoding site-2 protease family protein, producing MDQQELIERLIRWTLLVVSLSVHEWAHAWSAYKLGDDTAARMGRLTFNPLVHIDLVGTVILPLLNAPIGWAKPVPVQPHRFDRKYSPAFGMLLTAIAGPISNIVLAVIGTLIFAGATHFRFSHPEAFEATIVILIQFILMNIALAVFNMIPIPPLDGSRVANYFMPYSLRPAWEQIEEFSMYILIGVFVMLRYSETNILSGPVEWIFSWLLFLARPLMG from the coding sequence ATGGATCAGCAGGAACTTATTGAACGACTCATCCGGTGGACGCTGCTTGTGGTCTCGCTGTCGGTCCACGAGTGGGCCCATGCGTGGTCGGCGTACAAGCTCGGTGACGACACGGCCGCGAGGATGGGGCGTCTGACGTTCAATCCGCTGGTGCACATCGACCTTGTGGGGACGGTGATCCTGCCGCTTTTGAACGCGCCGATCGGTTGGGCCAAGCCGGTTCCCGTGCAGCCACATCGCTTCGACCGGAAGTACTCACCGGCGTTCGGCATGCTGCTGACGGCGATTGCGGGTCCGATTTCGAACATCGTGCTGGCGGTGATCGGGACCTTGATCTTTGCCGGCGCGACGCATTTCCGGTTCAGTCATCCGGAGGCGTTCGAGGCGACGATCGTGATCCTGATCCAGTTCATCCTGATGAATATTGCGCTGGCGGTGTTCAACATGATTCCCATTCCTCCGCTGGATGGGAGCCGCGTGGCGAACTACTTCATGCCGTACTCACTGCGCCCCGCATGGGAGCAGATCGAGGAGTTCAGCATGTACATCCTGATCGGCGTGTTCGTGATGCTGCGATACAGCGAAACCAACATTCTCTCCGGCCCCGTGGAGTGGATCTTCAGCTGGCTGCTCTTCCTGGCCCGGCCGCTGATGGGATGA
- a CDS encoding SDR family oxidoreductase, protein MSDLSRFALVTGAGSGIGRATARALCDAGWQVVLVGRGRPKLEETAAGRSDKCLIVPTDVTSPASVKALFATIRKELGRLDLLFNNAGLNLPGVSIADMTFDQWTSIVDVNLNGAFLCAQGAFRLMKEQTPIGGRIINNGSVSAHAPRPDSSAYTATKHAITGLTKSIALDGRRFDIACGQIDIGNADTTMTGRMKTGIVQADGSMREEPTMDVRHVADAVVHMAALPLEANVLFMTVMATKMPLAGRG, encoded by the coding sequence ATGTCCGATCTGTCCCGATTTGCGCTGGTGACCGGAGCCGGTTCCGGCATCGGTCGCGCGACCGCGCGGGCCCTCTGCGACGCCGGTTGGCAAGTCGTCCTCGTCGGCCGCGGTCGCCCAAAGCTCGAAGAGACCGCCGCAGGGCGATCCGACAAATGCCTCATCGTCCCGACCGACGTCACCTCACCCGCCTCGGTAAAGGCACTCTTCGCCACCATCCGCAAAGAACTCGGCCGGCTCGACCTCCTCTTCAACAACGCCGGGCTGAACCTCCCGGGCGTCTCGATCGCCGACATGACCTTCGATCAATGGACGTCGATCGTCGATGTGAACCTCAACGGCGCCTTTCTGTGTGCACAGGGGGCGTTTCGCCTGATGAAGGAACAGACGCCCATCGGCGGCCGCATCATCAACAACGGCTCGGTCTCCGCGCACGCTCCGCGACCCGATTCGTCCGCCTACACCGCCACGAAGCATGCCATCACCGGACTGACGAAATCGATCGCCCTCGATGGCCGCAGATTCGACATCGCCTGCGGGCAAATCGACATCGGCAACGCCGACACGACCATGACCGGCCGGATGAAAACAGGCATCGTCCAGGCCGATGGCTCGATGCGCGAAGAGCCGACCATGGACGTCCGCCACGTAGCCGACGCCGTCGTCCACATGGCCGCCCTGCCGCTTGAAGCGAACGTGTTGTTCATGACTGTCATGGCCACAAAAATGCCGCTGGCCGGACGAGGCTAG
- a CDS encoding RNA polymerase sigma factor yields MKPAARVDNSEDDDALMVRLQGGDPRAFDELYERYRSPLWAYFLRNTRDSQLAEDLAQETFLKLHARFWDYLPSGRFKGWLFRIAHNLLVDDVRRKSHDALLHASKHQAKEDDDHMQRIADDLLPPDATVEKREVAELIEQLLDEIPADQRETFTMHHFQDLSLPDIADAMEVPLATCKSRLRLAREKLSEKLALRGFTPAAAATQ; encoded by the coding sequence ATGAAGCCCGCGGCGCGCGTGGATAACTCGGAAGACGACGACGCCCTCATGGTGCGGCTGCAGGGGGGCGATCCGCGCGCATTCGATGAATTGTATGAACGCTACCGCTCGCCGTTGTGGGCCTATTTCTTGAGGAACACGCGGGATTCGCAGCTGGCCGAGGATCTCGCCCAGGAGACGTTCCTCAAGCTGCATGCCCGCTTCTGGGATTACCTCCCGTCCGGGCGCTTCAAAGGCTGGCTGTTCCGCATCGCCCACAACCTGCTGGTCGACGACGTGCGCCGCAAGTCGCACGATGCGCTGCTCCACGCGTCGAAGCACCAGGCCAAGGAAGACGACGACCACATGCAGCGGATCGCGGACGATCTCCTGCCTCCAGACGCGACCGTCGAGAAACGGGAAGTGGCCGAGCTGATCGAACAACTGCTGGACGAAATCCCGGCCGATCAGCGGGAAACGTTCACGATGCACCACTTCCAGGACCTCAGCCTCCCGGACATCGCGGACGCGATGGAGGTCCCGCTGGCGACGTGCAAAAGCCGCCTGCGGCTGGCCCGGGAAAAGCTCAGTGAAAAGCTCGCCCTGCGAGGGTTTACCCCTGCCGCGGCGGCGACTCAGTGA
- a CDS encoding transposase: MARRPCRAGYAQQLRAGIEDLCPPTRFADLAVHGNTQWTPGRLLLTLVLMSWHDAKTLISRFENVRELLSRMLPGWTCPTSYTGYTEALARWVGLLFPRVREILQTHLRRMARGNWTVSGWLVFGADGSRFESPRTKANEQGLKCAGKIRTAPQVYHTMLLHLGLNALWDFRIGPGTASERRHLEEMANLLPAGSLIAADAGFVGYELCQRLKAANVSFLLRVGANLTVLVQELGALIHRKGDIVWLWPAKFRDQPPLVLRMILLGRGKKAVFLLTDVLEPSRLSAKQAREIYRRRWGIEVAYRTIKQTFDRREWLSRTPRTVLAEHTASLLGLWILQVLSLKSLRRCHHDPRQWSPSRTRDVTRRAMRLALDRSLWEPLTWRDQLGQAVRDQYRRRRLKRVRSWPHQKHEPPTRPPGMTELTPKLRLKGQALLDAS, translated from the coding sequence ATGGCACGGAGGCCATGTCGCGCAGGATATGCGCAGCAGCTCAGGGCTGGAATTGAAGATCTCTGTCCGCCGACACGCTTCGCGGACCTGGCGGTGCACGGCAACACACAATGGACGCCCGGCCGGTTGCTCCTGACGCTGGTGCTGATGAGCTGGCATGACGCGAAGACGCTCATCAGTCGCTTTGAGAACGTTCGCGAACTCCTGTCTCGTATGCTCCCGGGCTGGACCTGCCCCACGTCCTACACCGGCTACACAGAAGCCCTGGCACGCTGGGTCGGCCTGCTGTTTCCCAGAGTCCGCGAGATCCTCCAGACGCATCTTCGCCGCATGGCCCGCGGGAACTGGACCGTCTCCGGCTGGCTGGTCTTCGGCGCCGACGGCTCCCGATTCGAGTCACCTCGAACCAAGGCCAACGAGCAGGGGCTCAAGTGTGCCGGCAAGATCCGCACGGCTCCGCAGGTGTATCACACGATGCTGCTGCACCTGGGACTCAACGCCCTGTGGGACTTCCGAATCGGTCCCGGCACCGCCAGCGAACGACGGCACTTGGAGGAGATGGCCAACTTGCTCCCGGCCGGGAGCCTGATCGCCGCGGACGCCGGCTTCGTGGGCTATGAACTGTGCCAACGACTCAAGGCGGCCAATGTGTCGTTCCTGCTCCGCGTGGGCGCGAATCTCACAGTGCTCGTTCAGGAACTGGGAGCGCTGATTCATCGCAAGGGAGACATCGTCTGGCTGTGGCCGGCAAAGTTCCGGGACCAGCCGCCACTCGTTCTGCGAATGATTCTTCTGGGGCGTGGCAAGAAGGCCGTGTTCTTGCTGACAGATGTGCTGGAGCCGTCACGTCTGTCGGCCAAGCAGGCCCGGGAAATCTACCGCAGGCGGTGGGGAATCGAGGTCGCGTACCGGACGATCAAGCAGACGTTCGATCGTCGGGAATGGCTGAGCCGCACGCCGCGGACGGTGCTGGCCGAGCACACGGCGTCTCTGTTGGGGCTGTGGATCCTGCAGGTCCTGAGCCTGAAGTCGCTCCGGCGTTGTCATCATGACCCACGGCAATGGTCCCCTTCACGGACTCGAGACGTGACGCGCCGTGCGATGCGTCTGGCGCTGGATCGATCGCTCTGGGAGCCGCTGACATGGCGTGACCAGTTGGGTCAGGCAGTGCGTGACCAATACCGCCGTCGACGCTTGAAGCGCGTTCGTTCGTGGCCACACCAGAAACACGAGCCGCCAACTCGTCCACCTGGGATGACCGAACTGACGCCAAAACTCCGCCTCAAGGGGCAAGCCTTGCTCGATGCGTCATAG
- the hisB gene encoding imidazoleglycerol-phosphate dehydratase HisB, producing the protein MSTPRTASISRKTGETEISLSLNLDGTGQADIDTGVGFLDHMLTLLAKHGLFDLTVKAVGDLHIDDHHTTEDVGICLGQALLKALDDKKGIVRYGSITLPMEETLVTVALDLSGRFYFAHGFHFPSQKIGTFDTELIREFWQAVSVNGLFNYHVLLHYGDNSHHIAEAIFKGTARALRQAVTIDPRQTGVPSSKGSL; encoded by the coding sequence ATGAGCACCCCCCGCACCGCCTCGATCTCCCGAAAAACGGGCGAAACCGAAATCTCCCTGTCGCTGAACCTCGACGGCACCGGCCAGGCCGATATCGACACTGGCGTCGGCTTCCTCGACCACATGCTCACCCTCCTCGCCAAGCACGGCCTCTTCGACCTCACCGTCAAAGCCGTCGGCGACCTCCACATCGACGACCATCACACCACCGAAGACGTCGGCATCTGCCTCGGTCAGGCCCTCCTCAAAGCCCTTGACGACAAAAAAGGAATCGTCCGCTACGGAAGCATCACTCTCCCTATGGAGGAAACGCTCGTCACCGTCGCCCTCGATCTCTCCGGCCGCTTCTACTTCGCCCACGGCTTCCACTTCCCCAGCCAGAAGATCGGCACCTTCGACACCGAACTCATCCGCGAGTTCTGGCAGGCCGTGTCCGTGAACGGACTTTTCAACTACCACGTCCTCCTGCACTACGGCGACAACAGCCACCACATCGCCGAAGCGATCTTCAAAGGCACCGCCCGCGCACTTCGCCAGGCCGTCACCATCGACCCCCGTCAGACCGGCGTCCCCTCCTCCAAAGGCTCGCTGTAA
- a CDS encoding YkgJ family cysteine cluster protein yields the protein MSLKLELPTLQNWSCHNCGGCCKQHGIFITEAEKERIESQGWNESNGVPRDQPIFVKMGGVVGKAWHRLAHKPDGGCVFLDEKGLCRIHAKFGEPAKPLACRIYPYAFHPTGKGVTIGLRFSCPSVVANVGQPVSKQRGELLELARQVVPANLEKAKPPAISPKETIPWPDFHRVIAALDDSFEDESEPFLQRLLATITWTTLLGDATFAKIQGERVDELLGILREAAWEATPESADEVQEPSAVGRTQFRLLAGHYARKDTYGSKDNTLLGRLRLLRSALKLTAGKGRLPAIQSTFREVPFEELEQPFGVPEGTDALFTRYFRVKIQGLSFCGPAYYHVPLVEGFQSLALVYPAVMWIGRWLAASHGRSTLAFEDVADALSIADHHHGYSPAFGTWGFRKRVRTLAELNDVAALSAWYSR from the coding sequence GTGTCTCTCAAGCTCGAACTGCCGACTCTTCAGAACTGGAGCTGCCACAATTGCGGGGGCTGCTGCAAGCAGCATGGCATTTTCATCACCGAGGCCGAGAAGGAACGGATCGAGTCGCAGGGGTGGAACGAATCGAACGGCGTCCCCAGGGATCAGCCGATCTTCGTGAAGATGGGGGGCGTGGTCGGGAAGGCCTGGCATCGGCTGGCGCACAAACCCGATGGCGGGTGCGTGTTTCTCGATGAAAAAGGGCTGTGCCGGATTCATGCGAAGTTCGGTGAGCCGGCCAAGCCGCTGGCGTGCCGCATCTATCCGTATGCGTTTCACCCCACGGGCAAGGGGGTGACGATCGGGCTGCGGTTCAGTTGCCCATCTGTGGTGGCGAACGTCGGGCAGCCGGTGTCGAAGCAGCGCGGGGAGTTGCTGGAGCTGGCGCGGCAGGTGGTTCCGGCCAACCTGGAGAAGGCGAAGCCTCCCGCGATCTCGCCAAAGGAGACGATTCCGTGGCCCGATTTTCACCGCGTCATCGCGGCCCTCGATGATTCGTTCGAGGATGAATCGGAACCGTTCCTGCAACGACTGCTGGCGACGATCACCTGGACGACGCTCTTGGGGGACGCGACGTTTGCGAAGATCCAGGGAGAGCGGGTCGACGAGCTTTTGGGGATCCTGCGCGAGGCGGCCTGGGAGGCGACTCCGGAGAGTGCCGACGAAGTGCAGGAGCCGAGTGCGGTGGGGCGGACGCAGTTCCGTCTGCTGGCCGGTCATTATGCCCGGAAGGACACGTATGGCTCGAAGGACAACACGCTGCTGGGCCGGCTGCGGTTGTTACGGAGTGCTTTGAAGCTGACGGCGGGCAAGGGTCGGCTGCCGGCGATTCAGTCGACGTTCAGGGAAGTGCCGTTCGAGGAGCTGGAGCAGCCGTTCGGTGTTCCGGAGGGGACGGACGCGCTCTTCACGCGATATTTCCGGGTGAAGATCCAGGGGCTGAGTTTTTGCGGGCCGGCGTATTACCACGTGCCGCTGGTGGAGGGGTTCCAGAGTCTGGCGCTGGTGTATCCGGCGGTGATGTGGATCGGCCGGTGGCTGGCGGCCAGTCATGGGCGATCGACGCTGGCGTTTGAAGATGTGGCTGACGCGCTTTCGATTGCGGACCACCATCACGGTTATTCGCCGGCGTTCGGGACGTGGGGGTTCCGGAAGCGGGTGCGGACGCTGGCGGAGCTGAATGATGTGGCGGCGCTGAGTGCGTGGTACAGCCGGTGA
- a CDS encoding PspA/IM30 family protein, translated as MTMPYFSRLTDIVTCNLTLLLKESENPQEALEQIIREMKDGVAGAHRSAATAARNLEKIEAEIAEQKSQIDGWMTRAKAHLERNDENQARLALMRKKEVEALIAGLEQQRGAAAATCRHLQTTQAALEARLHDAERRRAGLPGDDEAGLLKSSPVEVSAGSTWNVDDELAALKKEVGK; from the coding sequence ATGACCATGCCTTACTTCAGCCGCCTGACCGATATCGTCACCTGCAACCTGACCCTGCTCCTCAAGGAGTCGGAGAACCCGCAGGAGGCTCTTGAACAGATTATCCGGGAAATGAAGGACGGCGTCGCGGGGGCCCACCGCAGCGCTGCGACGGCCGCCCGCAACCTCGAAAAGATCGAAGCCGAGATCGCCGAGCAAAAGAGCCAGATCGACGGCTGGATGACCCGCGCCAAGGCTCACCTCGAACGGAACGACGAGAACCAGGCCCGGCTGGCGCTGATGCGCAAGAAGGAAGTCGAAGCGCTGATCGCGGGGCTGGAACAGCAGCGAGGCGCCGCCGCCGCCACCTGCCGTCACCTTCAGACCACCCAGGCTGCTCTCGAAGCCCGGCTGCACGATGCCGAGCGCCGCCGCGCCGGACTGCCGGGTGACGACGAAGCCGGATTGCTCAAGTCCTCCCCGGTCGAGGTGTCGGCCGGTTCAACCTGGAACGTCGACGACGAACTCGCCGCCCTGAAGAAAGAAGTCGGCAAGTAG
- a CDS encoding hydroxypyruvate isomerase family protein: MMRFRRRALLKSSVLAGATNLAPSLFGRTQETPEELKKIGSATKTRFAVNVEMWWTNLPFLDRIRRTAELGFPAIEFWPLKGKDLPAIAALTKELGVEVAQFTAWGFKPGMNDPANHDAFEAAIVEACSAAKQLRCKLATVVAGDDIPGMSQEEMHANVITALKRVAPIAEQHDLTLILEPMNIRVNHKGHCLYGSGPTMRIVQEVASTHVKINWDLYHMQITEGDLCGHLKEGLESKTIGYLQLADHPGRHEPGTGEVHYNRVLKEAYDLGYRGYVGLECTPLKDEVTAARRVAAADIW; this comes from the coding sequence ATGATGCGCTTCCGTCGCCGAGCCCTTCTGAAGTCATCCGTCCTGGCCGGAGCCACGAATCTTGCTCCGTCCCTCTTCGGCCGGACGCAGGAAACGCCCGAAGAACTCAAGAAGATCGGCAGCGCGACGAAGACCCGCTTCGCGGTGAACGTCGAGATGTGGTGGACGAACCTGCCGTTTCTGGACCGCATCCGTCGCACGGCCGAGCTGGGGTTCCCGGCGATCGAGTTCTGGCCGCTGAAAGGGAAAGACCTTCCCGCGATTGCGGCCCTGACAAAAGAACTGGGCGTGGAAGTGGCCCAGTTCACGGCGTGGGGCTTCAAGCCGGGGATGAACGATCCGGCCAATCATGACGCATTCGAGGCGGCGATTGTCGAGGCCTGTTCGGCCGCCAAACAGCTCCGCTGCAAGCTGGCGACGGTCGTCGCGGGGGACGACATCCCGGGCATGTCGCAGGAAGAGATGCATGCCAACGTCATCACAGCGCTTAAGCGCGTGGCGCCGATTGCCGAGCAGCACGACCTGACGCTCATCCTCGAGCCGATGAACATCCGCGTGAACCACAAGGGGCATTGCCTGTACGGCAGCGGCCCGACGATGCGGATCGTTCAGGAAGTCGCATCGACGCACGTCAAAATCAACTGGGATCTGTATCACATGCAGATCACCGAGGGAGACCTGTGCGGCCACCTCAAGGAGGGACTCGAGAGCAAGACGATCGGCTACCTGCAGCTGGCCGATCATCCCGGACGTCATGAGCCGGGCACGGGCGAAGTGCATTACAACCGTGTGCTGAAAGAGGCCTACGATCTGGGGTATCGTGGCTACGTCGGCCTGGAATGCACTCCGCTGAAAGATGAAGTCACCGCCGCCCGACGAGTCGCCGCCGCCGACATCTGGTGA